A window from Manduca sexta isolate Smith_Timp_Sample1 chromosome 24, JHU_Msex_v1.0, whole genome shotgun sequence encodes these proteins:
- the LOC115448732 gene encoding UDP-galactose transporter senju, which produces MKQCFNLFPNKEAFIIFALYIILFVFQGVFVTASKTENGGYDYNTTLVVFLSELLKLIASAILYSYRRENKPHILKAIAINYKLLLLYGVPSLLYCFYNNLAFINLSHYDPTSYYILLQFRVVLTALLFQFLFKKKLTWIQWISLGILTLGCMIKNFDAASIQSKQNADVLSQIFNIYFLSINFQNFCSCLAGTYNEYLLKTKGANVDIFLQNVFMYLDSVICNFFILLFKGEVSTIFDDFSSLSDTFVILITVNSAVVGIVTSFFLKNLNSILKTYASALELIITAVVCYLLFNIIITWFTILSIALVSVAIAIYFKNPVNNTPINTKDSKDKVPLLDISTEK; this is translated from the exons AtgaaacaatgttttaatttgtttcccAACAAAGaagcttttattatttttgctctttatataatattgttcgtATTCCAAG GTGTATTTGTAACTGCATCAAAGACTGAGAATGGCGGATATGATTATAACACAACACTTGTTGTTTTCTTATCAGAACTACTTAAACTAATAGCATCAGCAATATTATACTCATACAGGAGaga GAACAAACCACATATCTTAAAAGCAATagcaattaattacaaattattgttattgtatggAGTACCATCCTTGTTGTATTGTTTTTACAACAATCtggcatttataaatttatctcATTATGATCCAACatcatactacatactactacaATTTAGAGTGGTGCTGACAGCTTTACTGTTTCAG TTCCTGTTTAAGAAGAAACTAACATGGATCCAATGGATATCATTAGGCATTTTAACATTAGGATGTATGATAAAAAACTTTGATGCAGCATCTatacaatcaaaacaaaatgcTGACGTGTTATctcaaatattcaatatatatttcttatctaTAAACTTTCAAAACTTCTGTTCGTGCCTAGCAGGTACATACAATGAATATTTACTGAAAACGAAAGGAGCCAATGTtgacatatttttacaaaatgtattcaTGTATCTTGACTCTGTGATATGTAATTTCttcatacttttatttaaaggtGAAGTGTCTACAATATTTGACGACTTCAGCTCTTTAAGCGACACATTTGTCATTCTTATTACAGTGAATAGTGCTGTAGTAGGTATTGTAACAAGCttctttttaaagaatttaaattccattttaaaaacatatgctAGTGCTTTGGAATTGATAATAACTGCTGTGGTATGTTATCTACTattcaacataataataacatggtttacaatattatctatTGCCCTTGTTAGTGTTGCaattgctatatattttaaaaatcctgTTAATAATACTCCTATAAATACAAAAGACTCCAAAGACAAGGTTCCCCTACTAGATATTTCcaccgaaaaataa
- the LOC115448733 gene encoding 5'-AMP-activated protein kinase subunit beta-1: MKTRRLTSKCLFHVDEFHLQVYISGTFTEWKTIPMVKSHGDFVTIIDLPEGEHQYKYFVDGEWRHDPTVKVVDNGMGSKNNLVTVKMSDFEVFQALAKDSEGIHSSAQTEYSQEIPQSKPWEKVSGPPILPPHLLQVILNKDTPLSCEPTLLPEPNHVMLNHLYALSIKDGVMVLSATHRYRKKYVTTLLYKPI; encoded by the exons ATGAAGACAA GAAGATTGACcagtaaatgtttatttcatgtTGATGAATTTCATTTGCAGGTTTACATCAGTGGAACCTTTACCGAATGGAAAACAATCCCCATGGTTAAATCACATGGAGACTTTGTGACTATAATTGATTTACCTGAAGGTGAACACCAGTATAAATACTTTGTTGATGGTGAATGGAGACATGATCCAACAGTT AAAGTAGTAGACAATGGGATGggctctaaaaataatttagtaacaGTGAAAATGTCAGACTTTGAAGTATTTCAAGCACTCGCTAAAGACAGTGAAGGCATACATAGCAGTGCTCAAACTGAGTATTCACag gAAATTCCGCAATCAAAGCCTTGGGAGAAGGTGTCAGGGCCACCTATACTACCACCTCATCTGTTACAAGTTATATTGAATAAAGACACCCCTCTATCT TGTGAACCCACATTATTGCCAGAACCAAACCATGTGATGTTGAATCATCTGTATGCTTTATCAATCAAAGATGGCGTTATGGTGCTATCAGCGACACATAGATACAGGAAGAAGTATGTCACCACTCTGCTGTATAAACcaatttaa